Proteins encoded within one genomic window of Panicum virgatum strain AP13 chromosome 1N, P.virgatum_v5, whole genome shotgun sequence:
- the LOC120655020 gene encoding calcium-dependent mitochondrial ATP-magnesium/phosphate carrier protein 2-like, with protein MSGAAVQAVEPRPAAAAAASQPAAARGGCGGPARAGAAAGATMEHVRLALRETEAEREARIRAVFAFFDAAGRGHLDHAQIAAGLAALRVPAPEGESGPGAGAEDYARALLRACDRDRDGRVGYDDFRRYMDDKELELYRIFQAIDVEHNGCILPEELWHALVKAGIEIGDEELARFVEHVDKDNDGIITFEEWRDFLLLYPHEATIQNIYHHWERVCLVDIGEQAAIPEGISKHVSASKYLIAGGIAGAASRTATAPLDRLKVNMQVQTNRTTVAHAVKSIWKEGGLVGFFRGNALNVVKVAPESAIRFYTYEMLKEYIMKSKGEGKSDIGTSGRLMAGGLAGAVAQTSIYPIDLVKTRLQTYEGGRIPTLGALSRDIWIHEGPRAFYRGLVPSLLGMVHYAGIDLTVYETLKGMSKTYILKDSDPGPLVQLGCGTVSGALGATCVYPLQVVRTRMQAQPANSEDPYRGMTDCFRRTLRREGISGFYKGLVPNLLKVVPAASITYLVYETMKKSLSLD; from the exons ATGTCCGGCGCGGCGGTCCAGGCGGTGGAGCCCCGCCCGGCGGCCGCAGCTGCTGCGTctcagccggcggcggcgaggggagggtGCGGGGGCCcggcgcgggcgggggcggcggcgggggcgacgaTGGAGCACGTGCGGCTGGCGCTGCGGGAGACGGAGGCGGAGCGGGAGGCGCGGATCCGCGCCGTCTTCGCCTTCTTCGACGCCGCGGGGCGGGGCCACCTCGACCACGCGCAGATCGCCGCGGGGCTCGCCGCACTGCGGGTCCCCGCCCCCGAGGGGGAGTCGGGGCCGGGGGCCGGGGCCGAGGACTACGCGCGCGCGCTGCTCCGCGCCTGtgaccgcgaccgcgacggccGGGTCGGGTACGACGACTTCCGCCGGTACATGGACGACAAGGAGCTCGAGCTCTACCGCATCTTCCAGGCCATCGACGTCGAGCACAACGGTTGCATCCTGCCCGAGGAGCTCTGGCACGCGCTCGTCAAGGCTG GTATAGAAATTGGTGATGAAGAGCTTGCAAGATTCGTTGAGCATGTGGATAAGGACAACGATGGTATTATTACTTTTGAGGAATGGAGAGATTTTCTTTTGCTTTACCCTCATGAAGCGACCATTCAAAACATTTATCATCACTGGGAAAGAGTCTGCCTTGTAGATATAGGTGAGCAGGCTGCTATACCAGAAGGAATAAGTAAACATGTGAGTGCAAGCAAATATCTGATTGCAGGAGGCATTGCTGGCGCAGCATCCCGTACTGCAACGGCACCTCTTGATCGCCTCAAAGTTAATATGCAAGTGCAAACAAACCGTACTACAGTTGCACATGCAGTTAAGAGTATATGGAAAGAGGGCGGTCTAGTGGGCTTTTTCAGAGGGAATGCATTGAATGTGGTAAAAGTTGCTCCAGAAAGTGCTATAAGGTTCTACACCTACGAAATGCTTAAAGAATACATAATGAAAAGTAAAGGAGAAGGTAAGAGTGACATTGGTACCTCTGGACGTCTAATGGCTGGTGGGTTGGCTGGTGCTGTCGCACAGACATCAATTTATCCCATTGATTTAGTGAAGACTCGTCTACAGACTTATGAAGGAGGCAGGATTCCTACCCTTGGTGCACTATCAAGGGATATATGGATACATGAAGGTCCCCGAGCGTTCTACAGAGGCCTTGTTCCATCATTGCTTGGCATGGTCCATTATGCTGGAATTGATCTTACTGTTTATGAGACACTGAAAGGAATGTCCAAGACATATATCCTCAAGGACAGCG ATCCTGGCCCTTTAGTACAGTTGGGCTGTGGAACAGTCTCTGGAGCTCTAGGAGCAACATGTGTGTACCCTTTACAGGTCGTCAGAACAAG AATGCAAGCTCAGCCAGCCAATTCAGAGGATCCATATAGAGGAATGACTGATTGTTTTCGGAGAACATTACGGCGTGAAGGAATTTCTGGATTTTACAAAGGGCTTGTACCAAATCTTCTTAAAGTGGTGCCAGCTGCAAGTATTACCTATCTTGTTTATGAGACGATGAAGAAAAGTCTCTCCCTAGATTAA